GGCGTTAATTTTACGGGTTCGTGCAGCGCGTTCCAGAAGGCCAACTGCTCTTCCGGCGTCATGCGGATCGTCTGTTCCTGTGCCGCTTCGACCTCGCGCCGGGCCTGCGGCACAGTGACCAGCCGGACAAAGTCACTCACGCTCACATGCCGCAACTTGGCCGCCTC
The sequence above is drawn from the Planctomycetia bacterium genome and encodes:
- a CDS encoding DUF1778 domain-containing protein, translated to MSRATQKRTKKKTAPTGSSLMVRLDQESKQLLVEAAKLRHVSVSDFVRLVTVPQARREVEAAQEQTIRMTPEEQLAFWNALHEPVKLTPAQLELRKVIRGEA